The following proteins are encoded in a genomic region of Leifsonia psychrotolerans:
- the glyA gene encoding serine hydroxymethyltransferase, producing the protein MSKETSVSTQPTNTFNEPLEVVDPEIAAVLEQELGRQRDYLEMIASENFVPRAVLQSQGSVLTNKYAEGYPGRRYYGGCEYVDVAEQLAIDRAKALFGAEYANVQPHSGATANAAVLSAIATPGDTILGLELAHGGHLTHGMKLNFSGKLYNPVAYGVDPETFRVDMDVVRDKALEHKPQVIIAGWSAYPRQLDFAAFRAIADEVGAKLWVDMAHFAGLVAAGLHPSPVPYADVVSSTVHKTLAGPRSGFILSRDMQLAKKLNSNVFPGQQGGPLMHVIAAKATAFKLAGTEEFKNRQERTLRGASILASRLTADDSKAHGIDVLTGGTDVHLVLADLRHSEINGQQAEDALHEVGITVNRNSVPFDPRPPMVTSGLRIGTPALATRGFDDAEFTEVSDVIAEALKPGADVQALRARVKVLTDAFPLYTGLHQ; encoded by the coding sequence ATGTCTAAGGAGACCTCCGTGTCCACGCAACCAACGAACACTTTCAACGAGCCCCTCGAGGTCGTCGACCCCGAGATTGCCGCCGTTCTCGAGCAGGAACTCGGTCGCCAGCGCGACTACCTCGAGATGATCGCCAGCGAAAACTTTGTTCCGCGCGCCGTGCTGCAGTCGCAGGGCTCGGTACTCACGAACAAGTACGCCGAGGGCTACCCGGGACGCCGCTACTACGGCGGCTGCGAATACGTCGACGTGGCCGAGCAGCTCGCCATCGACCGGGCCAAGGCGCTGTTCGGCGCTGAGTACGCCAACGTTCAGCCGCACTCCGGTGCCACGGCGAACGCGGCCGTGCTCTCGGCGATCGCCACACCCGGCGACACGATCCTGGGTCTTGAACTCGCACACGGCGGGCACCTCACCCATGGGATGAAGCTCAATTTCTCGGGCAAGCTCTACAACCCGGTCGCTTACGGCGTTGACCCCGAAACGTTCCGCGTCGACATGGATGTCGTGCGCGACAAGGCGCTTGAGCACAAGCCGCAGGTCATCATCGCCGGTTGGTCGGCCTACCCGCGTCAGCTCGACTTCGCGGCTTTCCGCGCGATCGCCGATGAGGTCGGCGCAAAGCTCTGGGTCGACATGGCTCACTTCGCCGGACTCGTGGCGGCCGGCCTGCACCCGTCGCCGGTGCCCTACGCCGACGTCGTCTCGAGCACCGTGCACAAGACCCTCGCCGGTCCGCGCTCGGGCTTCATTCTGTCGCGCGACATGCAGCTGGCGAAGAAGCTCAACTCCAACGTATTCCCCGGCCAGCAGGGCGGGCCTTTGATGCACGTGATCGCGGCCAAGGCCACCGCGTTCAAGCTCGCCGGAACCGAAGAATTCAAGAACCGCCAGGAGCGCACCCTGCGCGGTGCCAGCATCCTGGCCTCGCGTCTGACCGCCGACGACTCGAAGGCGCACGGCATCGACGTGCTCACCGGTGGCACCGACGTGCACCTGGTGCTCGCCGACCTGCGTCACTCAGAGATCAACGGCCAGCAGGCCGAGGATGCCCTGCACGAGGTGGGCATCACCGTGAACCGCAACTCGGTTCCGTTCGACCCGCGCCCGCCGATGGTCACCTCGGGTCTTCGCATCGGCACTCCGGCACTGGCCACCCGTGGCTTTGACGATGCCGAGTTCACCGAGGTCTCTGACGTCATCGCCGAGGCGCTCAAGCCGGGTGCCGACGTCCAGGCGCTTCGTGCGCGCGTCAAGGTTCTCACCGACGCATTCCCGCTCTACACCGGTCTGCACCAGTAA
- a CDS encoding Na+/H+ antiporter subunit A yields the protein MVLILLAFLLLSFLTPFLTRWLKTRVFYLIALLPAAAFAYTLTQTETVTAGGAVTESIPWMPSLGISLSFRVDTLAWLLALVVTGIGALVLLYCARYFSDDEPSLGRFAACLLGFAGTMYGLVTADDIVVMFMLWEVTSILSYLLIGHYTERRESRGAALQALLVTTFGGLVMLIGVVMISSESGTTSLSAIVAHPAQSTVADWAIVLILVGALSKSALIPFHFWLPAAMAAPTPVSAYLHAAAMVKAGIYLVARFAPGFADTPGWLPVLVTLGVWTMLVGAWRSLRQYDLKLVLAYGTVSQLGFLMIVVGFGTRDAALAGVALLLAHALYKAALFLVVGIIDHRAGTRDWRKLSGIGRRAPVLAGITLVVVASMAGLPPLFGFVAKEAVFTAFIEAGQSGNGWAWFALIGTGLGSVLTVAYSARFFWGAFARRSKVAETPLHADRWDILIAPGLLALATVVLGPLAGWLDPALASYADTLPGGGQYHLALWHGLEPALGITAIVLAGGLVLFWFRTAVSRWQDSVPPAVDAGVGYGSLVRGIDRSAARLTHAVQKGGLPQYISTILVVFVLGLGFAASVNRSWPEAIVLWDYPAQVVIALIMGIAAVMAARVGQRMTAVLLAGVTGYGLVTLFALHGAPDLALTQALVETITLVVFVLVLRRLPPRIAEHTRPLHRKRRALIGLSVGAVMGTIGVIALGARQAPSLTPELARLSVEEGHGLNIVNVMLVDIRAWDTMGEISVLIVVATGVASLLFVSGRTAALPRLKESRLLRTRVNRRRVLDDPTVSNEGSEVTRQSWLAAGHTLSAQNRSILIEVLVRLLFHPAIIVSIYLLFAGHNAPGGGFAGGLLAGLALVARYLAGGRYELGEAAPIEPGTVLGIGIFLAVGTAIASLFFDGIPLESAYFSAEVPVLGYLSFGTSSIFDIGVYLVVLGLVLDILRSLGSEIDRQSEVAQANDGDEPGGTEPGEGAASDQVTASGAGRETWEVSR from the coding sequence ATGGTACTAATCCTGCTTGCTTTCCTGCTTCTCTCGTTTCTCACCCCGTTTCTCACCCGCTGGTTGAAGACCCGGGTTTTCTATCTGATCGCCCTGCTTCCGGCCGCGGCCTTCGCCTACACGCTGACGCAAACCGAAACGGTGACCGCGGGCGGAGCCGTCACCGAGAGCATCCCGTGGATGCCAAGTCTGGGCATCAGCCTCTCGTTCCGGGTCGACACCCTCGCTTGGCTGCTCGCCCTCGTGGTGACGGGGATCGGCGCGCTCGTGCTGCTCTATTGCGCGCGTTATTTCTCTGACGACGAGCCGAGCCTGGGCCGCTTTGCCGCCTGCCTGCTGGGTTTCGCGGGCACCATGTACGGCCTTGTCACCGCAGACGATATCGTCGTGATGTTCATGCTCTGGGAGGTCACAAGCATCCTCTCGTACCTGCTGATCGGGCATTACACCGAGCGTCGGGAGAGCCGGGGCGCCGCTCTGCAGGCGCTGCTTGTGACGACCTTCGGTGGTCTGGTCATGCTCATCGGCGTCGTGATGATCTCGAGCGAATCTGGAACCACGTCACTCTCCGCGATTGTGGCCCATCCGGCACAGAGCACCGTCGCCGACTGGGCCATTGTGCTGATTCTGGTCGGGGCCCTGTCGAAGTCGGCGCTCATCCCGTTCCATTTTTGGCTCCCGGCGGCCATGGCCGCACCTACCCCGGTGAGCGCCTACCTGCACGCGGCCGCCATGGTGAAGGCCGGAATCTATCTCGTCGCCCGCTTCGCCCCGGGCTTCGCCGACACCCCGGGCTGGCTGCCCGTTCTGGTCACACTCGGGGTCTGGACCATGCTCGTCGGCGCGTGGCGCTCACTGCGTCAATACGATCTCAAGCTCGTGCTCGCCTACGGCACCGTCAGCCAACTCGGCTTCCTGATGATCGTCGTCGGCTTTGGCACGAGAGATGCCGCGCTCGCCGGGGTCGCCCTCCTCCTCGCCCACGCGCTCTACAAGGCCGCATTGTTTCTTGTCGTCGGCATCATCGACCATCGAGCCGGTACCCGAGATTGGCGCAAGCTCTCGGGCATCGGCCGTCGTGCCCCGGTGCTGGCGGGCATCACGCTTGTCGTGGTCGCCTCGATGGCGGGCCTGCCGCCGTTGTTCGGTTTCGTCGCCAAGGAGGCCGTGTTCACGGCGTTCATCGAGGCAGGTCAGTCCGGAAACGGCTGGGCCTGGTTCGCTCTGATCGGCACCGGCCTCGGGTCGGTGCTCACCGTCGCCTACAGCGCCCGGTTCTTCTGGGGGGCCTTTGCCCGCAGGTCGAAGGTGGCCGAGACGCCGTTGCACGCCGACCGTTGGGACATCCTCATCGCCCCGGGTCTTCTGGCGCTTGCGACGGTCGTACTCGGGCCGCTGGCCGGATGGCTCGACCCGGCGCTCGCCTCCTACGCCGACACCCTGCCGGGTGGCGGCCAGTACCATCTGGCGCTCTGGCACGGTCTCGAGCCGGCCCTCGGCATCACGGCGATTGTTCTCGCGGGGGGACTGGTGCTGTTCTGGTTCCGCACTGCCGTCTCACGCTGGCAGGACTCCGTGCCCCCCGCCGTCGACGCCGGCGTCGGCTATGGCAGCCTGGTGCGGGGGATCGACCGGAGTGCCGCCCGGCTCACCCACGCCGTACAGAAGGGCGGACTTCCGCAGTACATTTCGACGATTCTCGTGGTTTTTGTGCTCGGGCTCGGCTTCGCTGCATCCGTCAACCGCTCCTGGCCGGAGGCGATCGTGCTCTGGGACTACCCGGCTCAAGTGGTGATCGCACTGATCATGGGTATCGCCGCGGTGATGGCCGCCCGCGTTGGGCAACGGATGACGGCCGTGCTGTTGGCCGGTGTCACTGGGTACGGTCTCGTGACTCTCTTCGCTCTCCATGGCGCCCCCGACCTCGCGCTCACCCAGGCGCTCGTCGAGACGATCACTCTCGTGGTCTTCGTGCTGGTGTTGCGCCGTCTGCCGCCGCGTATCGCTGAACACACTCGGCCGCTGCATCGAAAACGTCGAGCGCTTATCGGCCTGAGCGTCGGGGCCGTGATGGGCACCATCGGCGTGATTGCGCTCGGCGCCCGGCAGGCCCCGTCCCTCACGCCCGAACTCGCCCGGCTGTCAGTGGAGGAGGGCCACGGGCTCAACATCGTCAACGTCATGCTCGTCGATATTCGGGCCTGGGACACCATGGGCGAGATTTCGGTGCTCATCGTGGTCGCGACCGGGGTTGCCAGCCTGCTCTTCGTCTCGGGCCGTACCGCAGCGCTGCCCCGACTGAAAGAGTCGCGCCTGCTGCGCACCCGGGTGAACCGACGCCGGGTGCTCGACGATCCCACGGTGTCGAATGAGGGTTCCGAGGTGACCCGGCAGTCGTGGTTGGCGGCCGGGCACACGCTGTCGGCCCAGAACCGCTCGATTCTGATCGAAGTACTGGTTCGACTGCTTTTTCACCCGGCGATCATTGTGTCGATCTACCTCCTCTTTGCCGGCCACAATGCGCCGGGCGGGGGCTTCGCCGGAGGACTCCTCGCGGGGCTGGCGCTTGTGGCCCGCTACCTGGCCGGTGGCCGCTATGAGTTGGGCGAGGCCGCGCCGATCGAACCCGGCACCGTTCTTGGCATCGGCATCTTCCTCGCCGTCGGCACCGCGATCGCCTCACTGTTCTTCGACGGTATCCCACTCGAATCGGCATACTTCAGTGCGGAGGTGCCGGTGCTCGGGTATCTCTCGTTCGGCACGTCGAGCATTTTCGACATCGGCGTCTACCTCGTTGTGCTCGGACTGGTGCTCGACATCCTGCGCAGCCTGGGCAGTGAGATCGACCGACAGAGCGAGGTTGCGCAGGCCAACGATGGTGATGAACCCGGCGGAACCGAGCCTGGCGAAGGCGCCGCGTCGGACCAGGTCACGGCATCCGGTGCCGGCCGAGAAACCTGGGAGGTGAGCCGATGA
- a CDS encoding bifunctional methylenetetrahydrofolate dehydrogenase/methenyltetrahydrofolate cyclohydrolase codes for MTAITLDGVATATAVKNELAVRITALKAQGITPGLGTLLVGDDPGSRSYVAGKHRDCAEVGIESIRVDLPATATNADVLAAIAELNANPAVTGYIVQLPLPKGLDEHAALEAIDPAKDADGLHPTNLGRLVLGIEGELHSPLPCTPAGIVEMLQRYNVPISGQHVTVVGRGLTVGRPLGLLFTRKGLDATVTLTHSRTVDLAAEVRRADIVVAAVGVAHLIKPDWIKPGAAVLDVGITRVQDEETGKGKLTGDVDPAVASVAGYLSPNPGGVGPMTRAMLLSNVVKAAERALTA; via the coding sequence ATGACGGCAATCACCCTCGACGGCGTCGCAACGGCGACAGCGGTCAAGAACGAGCTCGCTGTACGCATCACCGCGCTGAAGGCCCAGGGAATCACCCCCGGGCTGGGTACCCTTCTGGTCGGCGACGATCCGGGATCCCGCTCCTACGTTGCGGGCAAACATCGCGACTGCGCCGAGGTGGGCATCGAGTCGATCCGTGTCGACCTGCCCGCGACGGCGACGAACGCCGACGTGCTGGCCGCGATCGCCGAGCTCAACGCCAACCCGGCCGTCACGGGCTACATCGTGCAGCTGCCGCTACCGAAGGGCCTCGACGAGCACGCCGCGCTTGAGGCGATCGACCCGGCAAAGGATGCCGACGGCCTGCACCCGACGAACCTGGGCCGTCTGGTGCTGGGTATCGAGGGTGAGTTACACTCTCCGCTGCCCTGCACCCCGGCCGGCATCGTGGAGATGCTGCAGCGCTACAACGTGCCGATCAGCGGACAGCATGTCACCGTTGTCGGGCGTGGGCTGACCGTCGGGCGCCCCCTGGGACTGCTCTTCACCCGCAAGGGCTTGGATGCCACGGTGACACTCACGCACTCCCGCACCGTCGACCTGGCTGCCGAGGTGCGCCGGGCCGACATCGTCGTGGCCGCGGTCGGTGTCGCACACCTGATCAAGCCCGACTGGATCAAGCCCGGCGCCGCCGTGCTCGACGTGGGCATCACCCGCGTGCAGGATGAGGAGACCGGCAAAGGAAAGCTGACTGGCGATGTCGACCCGGCCGTCGCATCCGTTGCGGGCTACCTCTCGCCAAACCCGGGCGGGGTCGGCCCGATGACGCGCGCCATGCTGCTGAGCAATGTGGTGAAGGCGGCCGAGCGCGCGCTCACGGCCTAA
- a CDS encoding Na+/H+ antiporter subunit D — translation MNALVPLVVMLPLLGAGLALALGRRRRPQIAVSVVALSAVVVISAVLLVLVDREGPAVVHVGGWSAPWGIVLVVDRLSAIMLLISALMLLGVLLFAVGQGIIDGDRETPVSIFHPTYLVLAAGVFDAFIAGDLFNLYVGFEMLLAASYVLLTLGGTGARIRAGVTYIVVSLVSSLLFLSAIALLYGATGTVNMALLAERIPALPPDVALILNLMLLLAFCVKAAVFPLSFWLPDSYPTAPAPVTAVFAGLLTKVGIYAIIRTQTLLFPDSALTEVLMVAALLTLLVGILGALAQADIKRLLSFTLVSHIGYMLFGIALGSQLGYTATIFYVVHHISVQTALFLVAGLIDRVGGTTSLSRLGGLLKAAPFVAVLFFIGALNLGGIPPFSGFLGKVALFQAGVATGSPLAYLLIAGGAATSLLTLYALARAWNMAFWRSSEEAELRSSPESMVEDPHDEGTVLTKTVSPLMTGATTAMLALTVALTLFAGPLFELAGRAAVDVEHPLSYIDAVLPTGAP, via the coding sequence ATGAACGCACTCGTTCCTCTTGTCGTGATGCTCCCGCTGCTCGGGGCCGGCCTGGCCCTGGCGCTCGGTCGTCGTCGCCGCCCGCAGATCGCGGTGAGTGTCGTTGCACTCAGCGCCGTCGTCGTGATCAGTGCCGTGCTGCTCGTGCTCGTCGATCGTGAGGGGCCCGCTGTGGTGCACGTCGGCGGCTGGTCTGCACCCTGGGGAATCGTGCTCGTCGTCGATCGGCTCTCGGCCATCATGCTGCTTATCTCGGCGCTCATGCTGCTGGGTGTGCTGCTCTTTGCCGTGGGACAGGGCATCATCGACGGCGACCGAGAGACGCCGGTGTCAATTTTCCACCCCACCTACCTGGTGTTGGCAGCAGGGGTGTTCGACGCGTTCATCGCCGGCGACCTGTTCAACCTGTACGTCGGGTTCGAGATGTTGCTGGCGGCCAGCTACGTGCTGCTTACGCTCGGCGGAACCGGTGCCCGCATTCGAGCGGGTGTGACATACATCGTGGTGAGCCTGGTCTCGTCGCTGCTGTTCCTCAGCGCCATCGCGCTGCTCTATGGAGCGACGGGCACCGTGAACATGGCGTTACTGGCCGAACGCATCCCCGCCTTACCGCCCGATGTTGCACTCATTCTCAACCTGATGCTGCTGCTCGCGTTCTGCGTGAAGGCGGCGGTCTTCCCGCTGTCGTTTTGGCTGCCTGACTCGTATCCGACGGCGCCGGCGCCCGTCACAGCGGTGTTCGCGGGGCTACTCACCAAAGTGGGCATTTACGCCATCATCCGCACCCAGACCCTGCTGTTTCCAGACAGCGCACTCACCGAGGTTCTCATGGTCGCCGCCCTGCTGACCCTCCTGGTCGGCATCCTGGGAGCGCTCGCGCAAGCTGACATCAAACGGTTGCTCTCGTTCACCCTGGTCAGCCATATCGGATACATGCTTTTCGGCATTGCGCTGGGCTCCCAGCTGGGGTATACCGCAACGATCTTCTACGTCGTGCACCATATTTCGGTTCAGACCGCACTGTTCCTGGTGGCGGGGCTGATCGACCGTGTCGGCGGTACGACGTCACTGTCGAGGCTCGGCGGTTTGCTGAAGGCCGCGCCATTCGTGGCCGTGCTGTTCTTTATCGGAGCCTTGAACTTGGGTGGAATTCCTCCGTTCTCTGGATTTCTGGGCAAGGTGGCACTGTTCCAGGCCGGGGTGGCCACCGGGTCCCCGCTGGCCTACCTGTTGATCGCCGGGGGAGCCGCGACCAGTCTGCTCACGCTCTATGCGCTGGCGCGCGCCTGGAACATGGCCTTCTGGCGCAGCAGTGAAGAGGCCGAGCTGCGTTCGTCGCCCGAGTCGATGGTTGAGGACCCGCATGATGAAGGAACGGTGCTCACCAAGACTGTGTCACCTCTGATGACCGGAGCGACAACCGCGATGCTTGCCCTAACGGTGGCACTCACGCTGTTCGCCGGGCCGCTCTTCGAACTGGCCGGGCGGGCAGCGGTCGATGTGGAGCATCCGCTCAGCTATATCGACGCTGTCTTGCCCACTGGAGCGCCATGA
- a CDS encoding Na+/H+ antiporter subunit E — protein sequence MSTPRVRFTNAVNQLPQFLGLVLLWMLLWGSFSWLNLLTGAVFAALVSWVFYLPAVQMSGRLNPGYLLVYIGRLLVDIVRASVEVAALALAPHYRASNAILAIELSTRSDLILTWVAVSTSIVPGSIVIDVDRPSSTLYVHVMNLHDSEESETFRRSVLATEGRIVRALGSREDLKRLRETPRAGEHWRAGERRGDQP from the coding sequence ATGAGTACGCCCCGGGTGCGGTTCACTAACGCGGTCAATCAACTGCCGCAGTTTCTGGGGCTCGTGCTGCTCTGGATGCTTCTCTGGGGTAGCTTTTCGTGGCTGAATCTGCTGACCGGAGCGGTGTTCGCCGCCCTCGTGTCGTGGGTGTTCTATCTGCCGGCCGTCCAGATGAGCGGTCGGCTGAACCCCGGGTATCTGCTGGTCTATATCGGGCGATTGCTCGTTGACATCGTGCGCGCCTCGGTCGAGGTCGCCGCGCTTGCGCTGGCGCCGCACTACCGAGCCAGCAACGCGATTCTGGCGATCGAACTCTCCACCCGCAGCGACCTCATCCTCACCTGGGTGGCCGTGTCGACATCGATTGTTCCCGGCTCAATCGTGATTGACGTCGATCGGCCCAGCTCCACGCTGTATGTGCATGTGATGAACCTGCACGATTCCGAGGAGTCCGAGACGTTTCGCCGCTCGGTGCTGGCGACCGAGGGACGGATCGTGCGTGCGCTCGGCTCTCGCGAAGATCTGAAACGACTCCGGGAGACGCCACGAGCCGGAGAGCACTGGCGAGCCGGGGAGAGACGAGGAGATCAACCATGA
- a CDS encoding gamma carbonic anhydrase family protein — MTVDSSARLITLPNLTAPVVAETAFVAAGAVLVGQVSLGDQASVWYNAVVRAEAEPIVIGAGSNLQDNVSCHVDGGFPLTLGRNVSVGHGAVLHGCTIGDDVLVGMSATIMNGAVIGTGSLVAAGALVLEGTVVPPGSLVAGVPAKVRRELTDDEIAGIRHNATAYLAHSALHAHAAV, encoded by the coding sequence ATGACTGTTGACTCTTCCGCCCGACTGATCACCCTACCGAATCTGACCGCCCCGGTCGTCGCCGAGACCGCGTTTGTCGCCGCCGGTGCCGTTCTCGTTGGCCAGGTCAGCCTGGGCGATCAGGCCAGCGTCTGGTACAACGCTGTGGTGCGCGCCGAGGCCGAGCCCATCGTGATTGGCGCCGGCTCCAATCTGCAAGACAACGTGTCATGTCACGTCGACGGCGGGTTTCCGTTGACCCTCGGCCGCAACGTGTCGGTCGGACACGGTGCGGTGCTGCACGGCTGCACCATCGGCGACGATGTGTTGGTCGGGATGTCGGCGACGATCATGAACGGAGCCGTCATCGGTACAGGGTCACTTGTTGCGGCAGGCGCGCTCGTGTTGGAGGGAACCGTCGTTCCCCCCGGCTCGCTTGTTGCCGGGGTGCCCGCGAAGGTGCGCCGCGAGTTGACCGACGACGAGATCGCCGGCATCCGTCACAATGCGACGGCGTATTTGGCGCATTCGGCGTTGCACGCCCACGCCGCTGTCTGA
- a CDS encoding Na(+)/H(+) antiporter subunit C codes for MSASLTLVVMMAVLYAAGVYVMLERSLTRVLIGFMLVGNATNLLLFIMSGRPGNAPILSDGTTVDSIADPLPQALILTAIVINFGITALLLALIYRSWWLAKLGDEGDTVTDEHADETTESTEAAFRSSSDDDDAIQAALGASESETDDVSTTSDPWERGSSR; via the coding sequence ATGAGCGCGTCACTGACCCTGGTCGTGATGATGGCCGTGCTGTATGCAGCCGGCGTCTATGTGATGTTGGAGCGGAGCCTCACCCGTGTGCTGATCGGCTTCATGCTCGTCGGCAACGCCACGAACCTACTCCTTTTCATCATGAGCGGTCGTCCTGGCAACGCGCCGATCCTGTCGGACGGAACCACCGTCGACTCGATTGCCGACCCCCTGCCGCAGGCGCTGATTCTCACGGCGATTGTGATCAACTTTGGCATCACGGCGCTGCTGCTGGCCCTGATCTATCGTTCCTGGTGGCTGGCCAAACTCGGCGACGAGGGCGACACGGTCACCGATGAGCACGCCGACGAGACCACCGAGTCCACCGAGGCGGCATTCCGTTCGTCGTCGGACGACGACGACGCCATTCAAGCCGCGCTTGGTGCCAGCGAGAGCGAGACCGACGATGTCAGTACGACATCGGATCCGTGGGAGCGGGGGTCCAGTCGATGA
- a CDS encoding YbaK/EbsC family protein, whose amino-acid sequence MVNTEHPAVDRVREALLAFGIDPEIRWFDDATPSAQAAAEALGIPIGAIANSLIFTLDGEPLLVLTSGAHRVDTAWLGAQLGGTIGRASKEVVKLATGQVIGGVAPVGHPSPVRTLVDLALADYETVWAAAGHAHTVFPTTYDELLRITGGESTAVVP is encoded by the coding sequence ATGGTGAACACAGAACATCCGGCCGTGGATCGCGTGCGAGAGGCGCTGCTGGCCTTCGGCATTGACCCTGAGATTCGCTGGTTCGATGACGCAACGCCCAGTGCGCAGGCCGCGGCAGAGGCCCTTGGTATTCCGATCGGGGCCATCGCGAATTCGTTGATTTTCACTCTCGACGGTGAGCCCCTTCTGGTGCTCACCTCGGGCGCCCATCGCGTCGACACCGCGTGGCTCGGCGCGCAACTCGGCGGCACGATCGGTCGGGCGTCGAAAGAGGTCGTGAAGCTAGCCACGGGCCAGGTGATCGGCGGGGTCGCCCCGGTCGGGCATCCGTCCCCTGTGCGCACGCTCGTCGATCTGGCGCTGGCCGACTACGAAACGGTGTGGGCCGCGGCCGGTCACGCGCACACGGTGTTCCCGACGACGTACGACGAACTCCTACGCATAACGGGCGGAGAGTCGACCGCGGTCGTGCCCTAA
- the galK gene encoding galactokinase — MPASLSAAVHAGFVRTFAHPPTGLWSAPGRVNLIGEHTDYNDGFVFPFAINRSTLIGLSLRDDRLMRVASSFSAEVVEISLDEVRPENLHGWSAYPLGVAWALGQFGAELGEVRGFEIYIDSDVPIGAGLSSSAAIECAVAVALNDVWLLGFDRRALAKVGQLAENRAVGAPTGIMDQSASLLGQADAGVFLDCRSLESDVIPLGFDNAGLELLIIDTKVSHAHATGGYAARRASCEAGATALGADSLRDITMHDLPRAESLLDDETFRRVRHIVTENQRVLDTVRTLREHGPQSIGALLDASHVSMRDDFEISVAELDLAVETARAAGAIGARMTGGGFGGAAIALTPHALIPVVEAAVLAAFAAQGFTTPELFVVRAADGARRVE; from the coding sequence ATGCCCGCCTCTCTCTCCGCAGCCGTTCACGCCGGCTTCGTGCGCACCTTTGCCCACCCGCCGACCGGGCTCTGGTCGGCACCGGGCCGCGTCAACCTGATCGGCGAACACACCGACTACAACGACGGTTTCGTGTTTCCGTTCGCCATCAATCGCAGCACACTGATTGGGCTCAGCCTGCGCGACGACCGTCTGATGCGCGTCGCCAGTTCGTTCTCGGCCGAGGTCGTGGAGATCTCACTCGATGAGGTGCGGCCCGAGAACCTGCATGGCTGGTCGGCCTACCCGCTCGGCGTCGCCTGGGCGCTCGGCCAGTTCGGAGCCGAACTGGGTGAGGTGCGCGGCTTCGAGATCTACATCGACTCCGATGTTCCGATTGGCGCCGGCCTGTCGTCGTCGGCCGCGATCGAATGCGCCGTGGCCGTGGCGCTCAACGACGTCTGGTTGCTCGGCTTTGACCGGCGCGCCCTGGCCAAGGTCGGCCAGCTCGCCGAAAACCGCGCCGTCGGGGCGCCGACCGGCATCATGGATCAGTCGGCATCCTTGCTTGGCCAAGCGGATGCCGGGGTCTTCCTCGACTGCCGCAGCCTCGAATCCGACGTCATCCCCCTCGGCTTCGACAACGCCGGGCTCGAGCTTCTCATCATCGATACGAAGGTGAGCCACGCGCACGCCACCGGCGGTTACGCCGCACGGCGTGCGTCCTGCGAGGCCGGGGCTACTGCGCTCGGCGCCGATTCCCTCCGCGACATCACCATGCACGACCTCCCGCGCGCAGAGTCGCTGCTCGACGACGAAACCTTCCGCCGGGTGCGGCACATTGTGACCGAGAACCAGCGCGTGCTCGACACCGTACGCACGCTGCGCGAACACGGGCCCCAGTCGATCGGCGCTCTGCTCGACGCCTCACACGTTTCGATGCGCGACGACTTCGAAATTTCGGTGGCCGAGCTCGATCTTGCCGTTGAGACCGCTCGCGCCGCGGGTGCAATCGGCGCACGGATGACCGGCGGCGGTTTCGGCGGGGCGGCCATCGCCCTTACTCCGCACGCGCTGATTCCCGTCGTCGAGGCGGCGGTACTCGCCGCGTTCGCTGCCCAAGGATTCACGACACCGGAACTGTTTGTGGTGCGAGCGGCCGACGGAGCGCGTCGGGTGGAGTAG
- a CDS encoding monovalent cation/H+ antiporter complex subunit F: MSAPLGIVAIIVTVLFGMSALAAVYRIVRGPSVLDRVIAGDVLVSTVICALGADMALNNHTDTLPVLLVLALFAVLGSLAVARFLPRQDSA; this comes from the coding sequence ATGAGCGCACCCCTGGGAATCGTCGCCATCATCGTGACCGTGCTGTTCGGAATGTCTGCGCTCGCCGCCGTCTACCGCATCGTGCGCGGGCCCTCGGTTCTGGACCGGGTGATCGCCGGAGATGTGCTCGTCTCGACGGTCATCTGTGCGCTGGGTGCCGACATGGCGCTCAACAACCACACCGACACCCTTCCCGTGTTGCTGGTGCTCGCCCTGTTCGCGGTGCTCGGTTCGTTGGCCGTCGCGCGCTTTCTGCCCCGTCAGGACAGCGCATGA
- the mnhG gene encoding monovalent cation/H(+) antiporter subunit G, translated as MSDIVRDVTTAVLVLAGALLCFSAGIGLVRFPDLLTRLHAATKPQIFGLMAICADVAVNNFSVGTLTMVVAIIGFQALTAPMTAHLVARAAYDTQHLRTDLLIADEMGPRRR; from the coding sequence ATGAGCGACATCGTGCGTGACGTGACGACTGCGGTTCTGGTGCTGGCCGGGGCGCTCCTCTGCTTCTCGGCCGGAATCGGCCTGGTGCGTTTTCCCGACCTGCTCACGCGGTTGCACGCGGCGACGAAGCCGCAGATCTTCGGATTGATGGCAATTTGTGCGGATGTTGCGGTGAACAACTTCAGCGTCGGCACGCTGACGATGGTGGTCGCGATAATTGGCTTTCAGGCGCTGACTGCACCGATGACCGCGCACCTGGTGGCCCGGGCCGCCTATGACACCCAACATCTGCGCACCGACCTGCTCATCGCCGATGAAATGGGGCCGCGGCGCCGCTGA